A section of the Marinoscillum sp. 108 genome encodes:
- a CDS encoding T9SS type A sorting domain-containing protein, producing the protein MDDITNSANVTTFAESNVTGTTLTLSHPATNDLLISGNGLTNFSYNSGGTSSVKFSPIAAGAGVHTLKYRWENNVSGVTASFNAIYMTVNQTENVFDLNRQELSFQKVMGSGEIYLYGSDGVSDPTYDINGVDGPDDDFYFLEVYYIENGSSLTGYGEVGISEADGNIVNRLINYVPGSPTANIPTSVVDGDWIFDPSALDSIAGIPSREVDTLKFVSVLSQESDGALIVKDEAFVYLYPNPTVTFDHTVTGQKLINDFYCADDGDFRIQASIYTYTGSGGVDSTGYITNGYLLYSSSDGVAPYELLADSTSSGSLGVVNTFDPTSVDPGYYQIVYISKPQTVAATTDTGRFEFRVLSVAEAPTLDLASNPDLDAISAFDSGTGEYIIEYCGGQSIEDVVVSSTGASTEFFKWYLDENGNNEVGTANLTGANDTTLNVLNEFFGGNIPNSRTTVNFWISELSHVGITGANTTSFSGCESSLRKVVVEIYAVPSPVTIVDNILATATNQTNLGSVNLLGEASNVNSSGYLYEYCEIGGSSASLETIVINSGLNNEDLTETYFTIYDGDASTALATFDPSDLDGSNNLNLAELDLLGATGYDPIAATSDTFYISRTDFDNAVGSDSYPFTGCESDLRKFIISVYQIPAAPVDSNFKGGAGSTSRQASAVDNELNYYLCFGEEEEFIQLESPGLTGSKYTWYKDDGTGTAPGDPLVAEAFNGRLITLDELEDQGVFDDSVSATYTYWVTQTKNENSSTDFYGCESDPMKIMVTVFPDPSTIAFDESGVRELEVSYCEGDLGGVGFDITANANASFGYYSSNGAGTIASSRTSLFGGNIDPDGQVQVTAQSLLLTNAIQGTYYFLIAQTNDIAPNGSTFPGCESEVSDMAYLTVHVYDIPLAPSIVDATMVYCEGDGINDVEVSGEAGSTFKWYLDSNNDGFPDDAFNPLYTETPSGTSSVATASNLGLVGANDGIYRFVVSQTQDIAAGVDDFEGCESAYTKFSVTLYSVPTAPIANTPAPQCNRNVTSTSTIINYSGVETTAGETVFKWYNEDDVEVQQTTLTNPVLGGQFSVNLEGFVGDTTIYVRQITNIVVGESFAGCISDPTPITLTVAPVPVVSTLANNQRIDVIQACDEQNIILEVTLDNLDVSQASFVWSAGRTAAQAIEIETSTQTDVGVRTRRIEFDPKSVGADGLAAGDNYFEVKVTDNNAPAGLTGCVESASNTTEIGTTPQPKMRWDGITEGNTTTFVFGDNNPTQSNNYDIALIELSIPALGEVVTVTDIEIQNRNSIAVGEFTFQESGTYELDLFYQSTSGCVASITRSITILDRVVVTEDITYDFENGTSGWYADSTTVDGFGTRSSPVWELGTEESVNYASPADQSGINSTNYWATGLNSAYASDEDAWVYSPAYDLSNMIQPTIGFDHARELTFTDGVVVQYSTDDGLTWILLGDYTRNTNSASGLEWYNSEELSGAPGLVTFNSRSDGWTTTSAWKFSAHKLPSSFAEVRFRIAMGSTAGDKVDNNNNVLHGFAFDNFRIYNKDKFILIEQFSDLGESSQDVSAEIKTRIDSEISSDAIWINYFQGEEDEVSQRNQSDPGARSNFYGIDSRPKSLLSGKKTSDTDVVGWSLNSYKARALEGALFEIGDIIIGGESDELVITASFISKIDLPAKSEVSFRFAVIEKQITDPEVIAANGGQPLYNVLRKMLPSSAGLTYSGAVTDGQSVFFNGQESVSVSWDISNVYDVNELSVVVFVQVDNVGGSTANELNKLILQASERTNAGAGKVVPLLTGLDNRLEDIHNFAVYPNPADKVFKVQFETAPLNDMDWILYDQVGREVITGAVKSGELEIEIASKELPSGIYLIHFFNDQEKWAPQRVMIRR; encoded by the coding sequence TTGGATGATATCACCAATAGTGCCAATGTGACCACTTTTGCTGAGAGCAACGTGACCGGAACCACGCTTACTTTAAGTCACCCTGCGACGAACGATTTATTGATTTCAGGAAATGGCCTTACTAACTTTAGTTATAATTCAGGCGGTACGAGTTCGGTGAAATTCTCACCTATTGCTGCTGGTGCCGGAGTACATACCCTAAAATATCGTTGGGAAAACAATGTGTCTGGAGTTACGGCTTCTTTTAATGCCATCTATATGACGGTTAATCAAACTGAGAATGTGTTTGATCTGAATCGACAAGAGTTGTCATTTCAAAAAGTCATGGGCTCTGGAGAAATCTATCTATACGGCTCTGACGGTGTTTCCGATCCGACGTATGATATCAATGGGGTTGATGGACCTGATGATGATTTCTATTTCCTTGAGGTTTATTACATAGAAAATGGAAGTTCTTTGACTGGTTACGGAGAAGTTGGGATAAGTGAAGCAGATGGAAATATTGTGAATAGGCTAATCAACTATGTGCCAGGTTCCCCAACTGCCAACATTCCAACTTCTGTAGTTGATGGAGATTGGATATTTGATCCATCAGCGTTGGATTCAATTGCAGGGATTCCAAGCCGTGAAGTTGATACATTGAAGTTTGTGTCTGTTTTGAGTCAGGAGTCTGATGGAGCGTTGATTGTAAAGGATGAGGCGTTTGTCTATCTCTATCCTAATCCGACAGTAACTTTTGACCATACCGTAACGGGGCAAAAGCTAATCAATGATTTCTATTGTGCCGATGATGGTGATTTCAGAATTCAGGCAAGCATTTATACTTACACTGGAAGTGGAGGAGTCGATTCTACAGGGTATATAACCAATGGATACCTGCTTTATTCAAGCTCAGACGGAGTTGCGCCATATGAGTTATTGGCAGATTCAACATCAAGTGGCTCTTTGGGTGTTGTTAATACTTTCGACCCGACAAGCGTTGATCCTGGTTATTATCAGATTGTGTATATATCAAAGCCACAGACTGTCGCAGCAACTACCGATACCGGACGCTTTGAGTTTAGGGTGTTGTCGGTAGCTGAAGCTCCGACCCTGGATTTGGCTTCTAATCCTGATCTTGATGCTATTTCGGCGTTTGATAGTGGAACAGGAGAATATATCATTGAGTATTGTGGAGGTCAGAGTATTGAGGATGTTGTTGTGAGCTCTACAGGAGCCTCCACCGAGTTTTTTAAGTGGTATCTTGATGAGAATGGGAACAATGAAGTAGGAACAGCAAATCTTACTGGGGCCAATGATACCACTTTGAATGTTTTAAACGAATTCTTCGGAGGAAATATACCTAACTCGAGAACCACGGTTAATTTTTGGATTTCTGAACTCTCACATGTGGGGATTACCGGTGCCAATACTACTTCGTTCTCAGGTTGTGAGTCATCATTGAGAAAGGTCGTGGTTGAGATTTATGCTGTCCCAAGCCCAGTAACAATTGTTGATAATATTTTGGCAACAGCTACCAATCAAACAAATCTTGGTAGTGTTAATTTACTTGGAGAGGCGAGCAATGTAAATAGTTCTGGTTATCTCTATGAATATTGTGAGATAGGCGGTAGTTCTGCTAGTCTTGAAACCATTGTAATTAATAGTGGACTTAACAATGAGGATCTGACAGAGACCTATTTTACGATCTATGATGGCGATGCTTCTACAGCCCTGGCGACTTTTGACCCTTCTGATTTGGATGGAAGCAATAATTTGAACCTTGCAGAGCTTGACCTGCTGGGTGCAACAGGCTATGATCCTATAGCTGCGACTTCAGATACATTCTACATATCAAGAACAGATTTTGACAATGCAGTAGGTTCCGATTCTTATCCTTTTACGGGTTGTGAAAGTGATCTGCGCAAATTCATCATCAGTGTTTACCAGATTCCTGCAGCTCCGGTTGATAGTAATTTTAAAGGAGGGGCTGGTAGCACCAGTAGACAAGCTTCGGCTGTGGATAACGAACTGAATTATTACTTATGCTTCGGCGAGGAAGAAGAGTTTATTCAGTTGGAATCTCCGGGACTTACAGGTTCAAAATATACCTGGTATAAGGATGACGGTACCGGTACTGCACCTGGTGATCCGCTCGTGGCTGAGGCGTTTAACGGTCGGTTGATTACCTTGGATGAGCTGGAAGATCAGGGCGTTTTTGATGATTCTGTGAGTGCAACTTATACCTATTGGGTTACTCAAACCAAAAACGAAAATTCATCAACAGACTTCTATGGTTGCGAGAGTGATCCTATGAAAATCATGGTTACCGTATTCCCAGATCCGAGCACCATTGCTTTTGATGAGAGCGGGGTAAGAGAATTGGAGGTAAGCTACTGCGAAGGTGATCTTGGAGGTGTAGGTTTTGATATAACGGCAAATGCGAACGCTTCGTTTGGTTATTATAGTTCGAATGGAGCAGGTACTATTGCTTCTTCAAGGACTTCACTATTTGGAGGGAATATTGATCCTGATGGACAGGTTCAGGTTACGGCTCAATCACTTTTGCTTACGAATGCGATTCAAGGTACTTATTACTTCCTGATTGCTCAAACGAATGATATAGCCCCTAATGGGTCTACTTTCCCTGGTTGTGAATCTGAAGTTTCGGATATGGCATACCTCACTGTTCATGTCTATGATATACCGTTGGCGCCATCGATTGTGGATGCTACTATGGTATATTGTGAAGGTGATGGAATCAATGATGTTGAGGTGTCAGGTGAGGCAGGTTCTACTTTTAAATGGTACTTAGACAGCAATAATGATGGTTTCCCTGATGATGCGTTTAATCCACTCTATACAGAAACTCCATCAGGTACATCATCGGTGGCGACAGCTTCAAATTTAGGTTTGGTTGGAGCCAATGATGGTATATATAGATTTGTGGTAAGTCAGACTCAGGATATTGCTGCTGGTGTTGACGATTTTGAAGGGTGCGAGAGTGCATATACCAAGTTTAGCGTTACGCTGTATTCTGTTCCGACCGCACCTATTGCCAATACTCCGGCTCCTCAGTGTAACAGGAATGTAACTAGTACGTCTACCATAATCAATTACTCTGGTGTAGAGACCACAGCAGGTGAGACCGTATTTAAATGGTACAATGAGGATGATGTTGAAGTACAGCAAACTACTTTGACAAACCCCGTACTTGGGGGGCAATTTTCTGTGAATCTGGAGGGGTTTGTTGGTGATACAACTATTTATGTCAGACAAATAACGAATATCGTAGTGGGAGAATCTTTTGCAGGGTGCATAAGTGACCCTACGCCAATTACCCTCACTGTGGCTCCTGTACCGGTAGTATCTACACTGGCGAATAATCAAAGAATCGATGTGATTCAGGCTTGCGACGAACAAAATATTATTTTGGAAGTAACTCTGGACAACCTTGATGTTAGCCAGGCTTCTTTTGTTTGGTCTGCTGGAAGAACAGCTGCTCAGGCTATTGAGATTGAAACATCAACCCAGACTGATGTAGGTGTCAGGACAAGACGAATTGAGTTTGATCCTAAATCTGTAGGCGCCGACGGACTGGCAGCAGGGGATAATTACTTTGAGGTGAAAGTTACTGACAACAATGCGCCGGCTGGCCTGACAGGGTGCGTTGAATCAGCTTCAAATACAACAGAAATAGGTACAACTCCACAGCCGAAAATGAGATGGGATGGAATTACAGAAGGGAATACGACCACTTTCGTGTTTGGAGATAATAACCCTACTCAAAGTAATAACTATGATATTGCTTTGATTGAGCTGTCCATTCCGGCCTTGGGTGAAGTAGTAACTGTAACTGACATTGAAATTCAAAACAGAAACTCCATCGCGGTTGGGGAGTTCACTTTCCAGGAATCAGGTACTTATGAGTTGGATTTGTTTTATCAATCTACCTCTGGTTGCGTGGCTTCTATTACCCGGTCTATCACTATTTTGGATAGGGTCGTGGTGACTGAGGACATTACCTATGACTTTGAAAATGGAACTTCGGGGTGGTATGCAGATAGTACCACAGTGGATGGTTTTGGAACCCGCTCAAGCCCTGTCTGGGAATTAGGTACTGAGGAAAGTGTGAACTATGCGAGTCCTGCGGATCAGAGTGGAATTAATTCTACTAATTATTGGGCAACTGGATTGAACTCAGCATATGCTTCTGATGAAGATGCCTGGGTTTACTCTCCTGCGTATGACCTATCTAATATGATTCAGCCTACCATTGGTTTTGATCATGCTCGAGAACTTACCTTCACAGATGGTGTGGTGGTTCAGTATTCTACCGATGATGGACTTACATGGATTTTGCTCGGTGATTATACTCGAAATACCAATTCTGCATCTGGTTTGGAGTGGTATAACAGTGAGGAATTAAGTGGTGCTCCTGGGTTGGTAACCTTCAATTCCAGGTCTGACGGATGGACAACCACTTCAGCTTGGAAGTTTTCTGCTCACAAATTACCGTCAAGTTTTGCCGAAGTGAGATTCCGAATTGCCATGGGCTCCACTGCGGGTGATAAAGTGGATAATAATAATAATGTGCTACATGGTTTTGCTTTCGATAATTTTAGAATCTACAACAAGGATAAATTTATCTTGATTGAACAATTCTCAGATTTGGGAGAGTCCAGTCAGGATGTGAGTGCTGAGATCAAGACCCGTATTGATTCAGAGATTAGCAGTGACGCTATCTGGATTAACTACTTCCAGGGAGAAGAGGATGAAGTGAGCCAGCGAAATCAATCAGACCCAGGGGCAAGATCTAACTTTTATGGAATAGATAGTCGACCAAAAAGTTTGCTGTCGGGTAAGAAAACAAGTGACACAGATGTTGTTGGTTGGAGTCTAAATAGTTACAAAGCCAGAGCCTTGGAGGGAGCGCTGTTTGAAATAGGAGACATCATCATCGGTGGAGAATCTGACGAGTTGGTTATTACCGCATCGTTTATTTCAAAAATTGACCTGCCTGCGAAGAGTGAAGTGTCCTTCAGATTTGCTGTGATTGAAAAACAGATTACAGATCCGGAAGTCATTGCCGCGAATGGAGGCCAGCCACTTTATAATGTGCTTAGAAAAATGCTTCCGAGTTCAGCAGGATTGACATATTCGGGAGCAGTTACTGACGGCCAGAGTGTATTCTTCAACGGTCAGGAATCCGTGAGTGTAAGCTGGGATATTTCCAACGTGTACGATGTGAATGAATTGAGTGTTGTGGTTTTTGTTCAGGTTGATAACGTAGGTGGTTCTACAGCGAATGAACTTAACAAGTTGATTCTGCAGGCGTCTGAGAGAACGAATGCGGGAGCAGGAAAAGTGGTGCCATTATTAACAGGACTTGATAACAGACTGGAGGACATTCACAATTTCGCGGTGTATCCTAACCCGGCGGATAAGGTCTTTAAGGTGCAGTTTGAGACCGCACCACTCAATGATATGGACTGGATTCTCTACGATCAGGTGGGTCGAGAGGTGATAACCGGAGCAGTGAAATCAGGAGAGCTTGAAATCGAAATTGCCTCTAAGGAGTTGCCAAGTGGTATTTACCTGATTCACTTCTTCAACGATCAGGAGAAATGGGCCCCACAAAGAGTAATGATCAGGAGATAA